In Halobacteriovorax marinus SJ, the following proteins share a genomic window:
- the ffh gene encoding signal recognition particle protein — MFDNLSEKFADAFKNLQGKGKISESNIEDALKQVRTALLEADVNFKVVKQFIGAVKEKALGEKVISGVNPEEQFIKIVNDELASIMGSANEEVNLEREGIVPILVVGLNGQGKTTFSGKLSLHLKKKKNKKVLLVPVDTFRPAAKDQLITLAKSMDMDWFDSDLSTHPKLIAESAMNFAKENKYDVVIIDTAGRLHVDVELMGQIKEVRDSLAKFDPEVLMVADAMTGQEAVNVAKSFHETVNLTGVVLSKMDSDARGGAALSIRHVTGVPIKYISTGEKMKDLELFHPDRLAGRILDMGDVVSLVEKAQDAIDERDAEDMMKNLEKGKFTVDDFMKQMDMMKNLGSMSSILKMIPGMGGMLRQVGDLSPAEDEMKRMRVIINSMTKKERQDYKIVKESRMKRIAGGSGTTEAQVKDFFAKFRQMEKMMGGMMQMMKGGGMPGMPGMPGGGMPGLPGMPGQKQKKPRKKGGKWGGGFFS; from the coding sequence ATGTTTGATAATTTAAGTGAGAAATTTGCAGATGCTTTTAAAAACCTACAAGGTAAGGGAAAGATCTCTGAGAGCAATATTGAAGATGCCCTCAAGCAAGTGCGTACAGCTCTTTTAGAAGCCGATGTTAATTTTAAAGTTGTTAAGCAATTTATTGGTGCCGTTAAAGAGAAGGCCCTTGGAGAGAAAGTTATCTCGGGTGTAAATCCTGAGGAACAATTTATTAAAATTGTAAATGATGAACTGGCCTCTATCATGGGTTCTGCTAACGAAGAGGTCAATCTTGAAAGAGAGGGGATTGTTCCTATTCTTGTTGTTGGTCTTAACGGTCAAGGTAAGACAACTTTCTCTGGTAAATTATCTTTACACTTAAAGAAGAAGAAAAATAAGAAAGTCCTCTTAGTTCCGGTCGATACATTTAGACCGGCAGCAAAGGATCAGCTGATCACGCTTGCTAAGAGTATGGATATGGATTGGTTTGACTCTGATCTCTCTACTCATCCAAAGCTCATTGCAGAGAGCGCGATGAATTTTGCGAAAGAAAATAAGTATGATGTGGTCATTATAGATACGGCCGGACGTCTACACGTTGATGTTGAGCTAATGGGGCAGATTAAAGAGGTGAGGGACTCTCTCGCTAAGTTTGATCCTGAAGTTCTAATGGTCGCCGACGCTATGACAGGACAGGAAGCTGTAAATGTGGCCAAGAGTTTCCATGAGACAGTTAATCTTACAGGTGTTGTGCTCTCGAAGATGGACTCTGATGCCAGAGGTGGTGCGGCCCTTTCTATTCGTCATGTAACAGGCGTTCCAATCAAATATATTTCAACTGGTGAAAAGATGAAGGATCTTGAACTCTTTCATCCAGATAGACTTGCCGGTAGAATTTTAGATATGGGTGATGTCGTATCTCTAGTTGAGAAAGCGCAAGACGCTATAGATGAGCGCGATGCTGAAGATATGATGAAGAACCTTGAAAAGGGAAAGTTCACTGTTGATGATTTCATGAAGCAGATGGACATGATGAAAAACCTTGGCTCAATGTCTTCTATCTTAAAAATGATTCCAGGAATGGGGGGAATGCTAAGACAAGTTGGTGACCTCTCTCCAGCGGAAGATGAAATGAAGCGCATGCGTGTGATAATTAATTCTATGACTAAGAAAGAGAGACAAGACTATAAAATAGTGAAAGAGTCTCGTATGAAGAGAATTGCAGGTGGTTCGGGGACAACTGAAGCACAAGTTAAGGACTTCTTCGCAAAGTTTCGCCAAATGGAAAAGATGATGGGTGGAATGATGCAAATGATGAAAGGCGGTGGAATGCCGGGGATGCCAGGTATGCCTGGTGGTGGAATGCCTGGACTTCCGGGAATGCCTGGCCAAAAGCAAAAGAAGCCTCGTAAGAAAGGTGGAAAGTGGGGAGGAGGATTCTTCTCTTAA
- a CDS encoding c-type cytochrome: MMKSLLMASLLLLSVNSFAGDIAKGKKLFKKVNCALCHNADGMGKAKNGKIALLKGPQIAGLDAAYIVEQVTAIQGKKRKTKNTSMMMAKVKKLKPAEIKDIAAYVNSLSKTRFVGMLQKK, from the coding sequence ATGATGAAATCATTATTAATGGCATCACTTCTTCTACTATCGGTGAACTCATTTGCTGGGGACATTGCTAAAGGAAAGAAGTTATTTAAAAAGGTTAACTGTGCTCTTTGCCACAACGCTGATGGTATGGGAAAGGCGAAGAATGGAAAAATCGCTCTACTTAAAGGACCACAAATTGCTGGTTTAGATGCGGCTTACATTGTTGAGCAAGTAACTGCGATTCAAGGAAAGAAGAGAAAGACAAAGAATACTTCGATGATGATGGCAAAAGTTAAGAAATTAAAGCCAGCAGAAATCAAAGATATTGCTGCATACGTAAACTCTCTTTCAAAGACTAGATTTGTTGGGATGCTACAAAAGAAGTAA
- a CDS encoding tRNA dihydrouridine synthase — MNITQVTPFSKGLQEKIDLLSKRRESIKLGSVSFDSPLLLAPMSNICAFPFRLLMEELGCGGTVSELISCHGINYGNEKTIRMLSIHPDEKNIGIQLFGEDAESMAKAAKVALESRPKFIDINMGCPVRKVVSKGSGSALMKDTSKLGNFFGTIKKAIDVPLTIKIRTGWDDDSINANEIIHIAKEEGVEFVAIHGRTRTQQYKGKANWELLEELASTSPLPIIGNGDLHSASLVKKRMRNSKCDAFMLARGPLRDPFIFLESYIEEGENINFTPSDYWEITNRLFEYNQMYTDRERTLLVMMRKHMVWFAAGLSNAANFRNMIFKCPDLGESMNIAKDYFLSLDTACKQINPDEAFMTSGHG; from the coding sequence ATGAATATTACACAAGTTACACCATTTTCAAAAGGTCTGCAGGAAAAAATTGATCTTCTCTCTAAAAGAAGGGAATCCATCAAACTAGGCAGTGTGTCATTTGACTCTCCTCTTCTGTTAGCACCTATGTCCAATATTTGCGCCTTTCCATTTAGACTTCTTATGGAGGAACTGGGCTGTGGTGGAACTGTTAGTGAGCTTATTTCATGTCACGGAATTAATTATGGTAATGAAAAGACCATAAGAATGCTAAGCATTCACCCTGACGAAAAGAATATTGGCATCCAGCTCTTTGGTGAGGACGCAGAGAGTATGGCCAAGGCCGCAAAGGTGGCCCTAGAGAGTCGTCCAAAATTTATCGACATTAATATGGGGTGCCCCGTAAGAAAAGTTGTCAGCAAAGGAAGTGGCTCTGCTTTAATGAAAGATACAAGTAAGCTTGGAAACTTTTTTGGGACTATTAAGAAGGCCATCGACGTTCCGCTTACAATAAAAATAAGAACTGGTTGGGACGATGACTCTATCAATGCCAATGAAATAATTCATATCGCCAAAGAAGAAGGCGTAGAGTTTGTGGCCATCCACGGTAGAACAAGAACTCAGCAATATAAGGGTAAGGCCAATTGGGAGCTTCTAGAAGAGCTCGCAAGCACTAGTCCCCTACCAATTATTGGAAATGGTGATCTTCATAGCGCAAGCCTCGTTAAAAAGAGAATGAGAAATTCTAAGTGTGATGCATTCATGCTTGCCCGTGGGCCTCTAAGAGATCCGTTTATTTTTTTAGAGAGCTATATTGAAGAGGGTGAGAATATTAACTTTACTCCAAGCGATTACTGGGAAATTACCAATAGGCTCTTTGAATACAATCAAATGTATACTGATAGAGAGAGAACTCTTCTCGTTATGATGAGAAAACATATGGTCTGGTTTGCGGCGGGACTTAGCAATGCAGCCAACTTTAGAAATATGATTTTTAAATGTCCAGATCTTGGCGAATCAATGAATATTGCAAAGGATTACTTTCTCTCGCTTGATACAGCTTGTAAGCAGATAAACCCCGACGAAGCATTTATGACATCGGGGCATGGATAA
- a CDS encoding HAD family hydrolase produces MTTTNEIKGHIVFDCDGTLISSQEGIIKGIQQLMGEVLKRDVPRDEVLEKYTADMFELGKRFGLDISDETIRETILNRWIEISNQDQLKYILFDGIKELLVKLSAAGYRLYVWTARDRMSTLAILRSLDAAKYFYEFRCLDDTIPKPHPKGLEEMLSEYDKKKVFVIGDSLTDLQGAREYRVKSIAALWCSHVNEESLDEVGADFKAKKPADCFEIIEREIKS; encoded by the coding sequence ATGACCACCACTAATGAAATTAAGGGACATATCGTTTTTGATTGCGATGGCACATTGATTTCAAGCCAAGAGGGGATCATAAAAGGAATTCAGCAACTTATGGGCGAAGTTCTCAAGCGTGATGTCCCAAGGGATGAGGTACTTGAGAAGTATACTGCCGATATGTTTGAGCTGGGAAAGCGTTTTGGTCTAGATATTAGCGATGAGACGATTCGAGAGACTATTTTAAATCGTTGGATTGAGATCTCAAACCAAGATCAGCTTAAATATATTCTCTTTGATGGAATCAAGGAGCTTCTCGTAAAACTTAGTGCTGCTGGCTATAGACTCTACGTGTGGACGGCAAGAGACAGAATGAGTACCTTGGCCATACTTAGATCACTTGATGCCGCTAAGTACTTCTATGAGTTCAGATGCTTGGATGACACTATTCCAAAGCCTCACCCTAAGGGTCTTGAAGAGATGCTCAGTGAATATGATAAAAAGAAAGTCTTTGTCATTGGCGATAGCCTCACTGACCTTCAAGGGGCCAGAGAGTATAGAGTTAAATCCATTGCGGCGCTTTGGTGTAGTCATGTGAATGAAGAAAGTTTAGATGAAGTGGGTGCAGACTTTAAAGCGAAGAAGCCTGCTGATTGTTTTGAAATAATTGAAAGAGAAATAAAGTCATAA